A segment of the Corynebacterium liangguodongii genome:
GCTCCCCGAACCGCTCGGCGAGCTCGCGGTAGCGCGCGGACGGCGTCTTCCCCGTCACCGCGGTGATTTCGGAGGCGAGCAGATCGAGGATGATGCCGTCCTTGTCGGTAGACCACACTGTGCCGTCGAAGCGCAGGAAGGAAGCGCCGGCGGATTCCTCGCCGCCGAAGCCGACGCTGCCATCGATAAGCCCGGGCACAAACCACTTAAACCCGACCGGAACCTCGACGAGTTCGCGGCCGAGCGAGGCGACGACGCGATCGATCATGGACGAAGACACCAGCGTCTTGCCCACCGCCGTGCCCGCGGACCAGCCCTCGCGGTGCGTAAACAGATACTCAATGGCCACGGCGAGGTAGTGGTTGGGGTTCATCAGCCCGGCGTCGGGGGTGACGATACCGTGGCGGTCAGAGTCCGCGTCGTTGCCGGTGGCGATGTCGAACTTCTCGCGGTTATCCACGAGCGAGGCCATGGAGTTCGGGCTGGAGCAGTCCATGCGGATCTTGCCGTCTGTATCGAGCGTCATGAACCTCCAGGTCGCATCGACGAGCGGGTTGACCACAGTGAGGTTGAGCTTGTGCGCCTCGGCGATCGCCTGCCAGTAGTGCACACTCGCCCCACCCATCGGGTCGGCGCCGATCCGCAGCCCGCTGCCGCGGATGGCATCGAGGTCGACCACGCCCGGCAGGTCTGCGACATATGTGCCCATGAAGTCGAACTTCCCCGCGCGCTCGTCAAGCACGCCGCTTATCGACGCCCTTTTTACTCCCCGGAGCCCGTCCGCGAGATAGGCGTTCGCGCGCTGGGCGATCCAGTCGGTGGCATCCGTATCGGCAGGACCTCCGCTCGGCGGGTTGTATTTCAACCCGCCGTCGCGCGGGGGGTTGTGGGAGGGGGTGATGACGATGCCGTCGGCGCGCTTCGGATCCGTGCCCGTAACTCCCCCAGGGAGCTTCGCATTGTATTGCAGGATGGCGTGGGAGATCGCCGGGGTGGGCGTATAGGCCCCGGCTGAGTCGACGAGGACTTCCACGTCGTTGGCGAGCAGCACCTCCAGCGCCGAGACCTGCGCAGGCTCGGAGAGCGCGTGGGTGTCCCGCCCGATGTAGACAGGCCCGCCGATGGAATTGTCGCGGCGGTAGTCGACGATCGCCTGGGTAATCGCCCAGATGTGCTGCTGATTAAACGCATTGTCCAGCGAAGAACCTCGGTGACCGGAGGTACCGAACGCGACTTGTTGGTCCGGGTCGTGCGGGTCGATCTCGCGGGTGTAGTAGGCGGTGACAACCTCCGCGATGTCGATGAGGTCTTCGGGTGCGGCCACCTGGCCGGCGCGCTCGTGTGCCATATCTGGCTGCTCCTTGTGCGGTATTCGGGCTCTTTTCCCACAATCATTCCCGTGCGCGGCGGTTTTCGCCAGGGCGGAGAAAACCCGACGTATTACAATCTAGCGCCGTGGTACGCGAAGTGATCCAAGTGGGGGCGGGCGCGGCACTGGGCGCGCTGGTGCGGTTTGTGACGCTACACACGGCGCTGTTTCTCTCCGTCGACCCGCTGCTGACCATCTTCGCGATCAACATCGCTGGGTGCATCGCCATGGGACTCTATGCCCCCGGGAAGCTGTGGGGCACGGGCTTCCTCGGCGGGTTGACCACCTTTTCCGCGCTCTCCCCTGCCGGCATGCCGCTTACGCCTGGGCTCGCGGTCGGGTTCTTGGCCGCGTGCACCGCCTGCGGCGTGGCCGGCTGGCTGCTGGGGGATTTCTTGCGCGGCAACGACACGGCGGACGGGACGCCATGAACGCATTCTTTTCTAGCTTGGCCGCGGTCGCCGCCGGTGGTTTCCTCGGCGGAGTCTCACGCTGGGCGCTCAGTCGTGTGCCCGGGGGGCTGACCGGGACGTGGGTGGCAAACGTGCTGGGGTGCGCCGCGCTCGGCATGTGCGTAGCGTCACCGAGCATCTGGGTGACTTTTGTCGGCGCGGGGTTCGCTGGGGCACTGAGCACCCTATCCACGCTGTCGAAGGAGCTCGGCGCCTTGCTCAAGGCGCAACGCAGCCGCGCGGCCTGGTCCTACTTCTTCGTAACAATCACGGGCGGCACCGTCGCCGCGCTCGCAGGGCTCAGCATCGCCTACTGGTTGTAGAACCTCAATAGTGTCAATCCCTAGCGAGAGATCGTCTTTCGCGGTACGAGTAGCCCCACCACGGCAAGCGCCGAGACCGCTAAAGCGAGGGAGCCGAAGAGCGCGACAGAGCCCGCTTGCCGTGCGGCGACATCCCCGCCGGACGAAAACTCGACTAAACCGTCCAGGCTTCCAACAAGCCAGCCGCCATCCCTGCTCACAAGGAACAAGACCGAGGACACCGCAATACCGAAGCCGTTGCCGAGTGCAGAGGCCATCTTGTAAAAGCCTGAACCTACGCCAAGCTTTGAAGCGGGCAGCGCGCTGAGCGCCGCGTCAGTCGCAGGGGTAGCAAAAATTGCCAGCCCTCCGCCGAGGATGAAAGTGCCCACCACGGCGGTGACCATGTACGCACCTAACGGCAAGAACGTCGGGGTAAGGAGCATCACTGCAACGGCAACGAGGCTCGTTGCGATAAGCATCGGCGTCCTTGCACCGAAGCTGCCTAAAAGCTTTTCGCCCAAGCGCAAGCAGATGAAGATGCCAGCAGCAAAACCCAAAGTGAGTAAGCCCGTTTTTGCAACGCTAAGGCCATAGCCCAACTGAAGCACCCACAGCGCCGCAATGAGCCCACCACCGACTGCGTTGGCAAGGAAATTCGCGGCAACGACGCTGCTGTACTGGCGGTTCGCAAGAAGAGCGAAGTCAAGAAACGCCTCAGAGCCCTTGGCCTTCTCGATGACCACAAAGCAAGCCACAACCAAAGCAGAAGCGACAACGATACTCCAAGGAACAACGCCGCCCCAGTCAAACGCGCTGCCCTGCGTGATTAGAACGAAGACCAGAGCCGTCGCTAACGCGAACGTCCCCGCCCCAGCCCAGTCAAGCCCTTTGACGCCACTGCGAGGGGTGTCGGTCTCTGGGGCGCGACGCACGAGTAGGGAGGCGATCACCGACACCACAGCGCCGAAGAAAAATACCCCACGCCATCCGATCGGTGATTGCGCCAAAATGCCACCGAAGAAACCTGCCAGGCCTGAGGCACCGAAGCTGCCAAAAGACCACATGGAAATCGCACGCCGCCTCTCATTCCCTTCCCAATAACGCTGCACTATGGTCAGCGTCGCGGGCATGATCAGCGCGGCAGCGATTCCCTGGAGTACACGTCCACATACGAAGAACCACACCGCCAAATCCCCGGCAGGAGCACATGCGAGGAGAAGTGAGCCGATCAGATTGATAAGGTTACCGACTAGAACCATTCTGACGTGGCCGTTGCGGTCGGCAATGCTGCCGAATACCGCGATGAACATCCCGCAAACTACACCTGCGACCGCAATTCCAGCACCGGTGATAGACTCGCTGATCTCGAGTGATTCAGTGATCAGCGGAGCGTTGATGTTAGCGGTCTGAGCGAAAAGCCAGAACGTCGATACACTAAGAACGAGCCCGACGAGTAGCGCGTCGTTACCGCGGTAAGCCGTTTCGGCGTGCATGGATCTCCTCCTTATATAGAGGATTCTCTGCTTTCAGAGACCCCTCTTCATAGATAACTGCTGAAAAGCATGATATTCGCTTGGAGATGCCCCCGCGGGCAAATGAAAGAAAAATCTTCGGCGCATGCTGACCCGCCGTTTCACCGCACAAATCCCATCCTGAAAACAGGCTCACGCTTAATTGGCTTCCTCCAGCCCCCGCGCGTTGGAGACTTTGCAGAAAGCCCAACGGTGTCGCTTCATAGCAGGCAGTGCACGGGGTGGTTGAGCCTCTTGCGTGTTATGTTCTCGAGCCTGTGACGGGTCGTACGCATCAGTTGCGGGTACAGATGTGTGCGGCGGGGGTGCCGATTGTGGGTGATCCGCTCTACCCCACCGCGGTGTCGGGGGGTGTGGAGGATTTTCGTGTGCCGATGCGTCTGGCCGCGGTCGTGCTCGAGTTCACGGATCCGTTGACCGGCCGTGGGCGGTGTTTTGGGTTGGACGCGTGCGGGTTGTGGGGATAGCAAAAACGGCCCGCCGTGGTGGTGGGCCGTTTTTGTGGTGTGAAGTTGTTGGGTCGGCGGTAACTTACTCTCCCACCCCCTCCCGGGGGCAGTACCATCAGCGCGGGCGGGCTTAGCTTCCGGGTTCGGAATGGGTCCGGGCGTTTCCCCGCCGCCATCAACCACCGACACACTTTGTGGGGTCACAATATGGTGTTGTTGTGGTGTGTCAGATACTGCATAGTGGACGCGTGCACCCCTTTTGTTGTGGGGGTTTTTGTGTGTATTGGTGTATTAGTACCAGTCACCTCCGACAGTTGCCTGTCTTCCAGATCTGGCCTATCAACCCCATCGTCTGTGGGGAACCTCGAGCGAAACCTCATCTTAAAACAGGCTTCCCGCTTAGATGCTTTCAGCGGTTATCCCTCCCGTACGTAGCCAACCAGCCATGCTCCTGGCGGAACAACTGGCACACCAGAGGTACGTCCGTCCCGGTCCTCTCGTACTAGGGACAGCCTTTTTCAAGTTTCTGCGCGCGCGGCGGATAGAGACCGAACTGTCTCACGACGTTCTGAACCCAGCTCGCGTGCCGCTTTAATGGGCGAACAGCCCAACCCTTGGGACCTACTCCAGCCCCAGGATGCGACGAGCCGACATCGAGGTGCCAAACCATCCCGTCGATATGGACTCTTGGGGAAGATCAGCCTGTTATCCCCGGGGTACCTTTTATCCGTTGAGCGACACCACTTCCACACGTTGGTGCCGGATCACTAGTCCCGACTTTCGTCCCTGCTCGACATGTTCGTCTCACAGTCAAGCTCCCTTGTGCACTTACACTCTAAAGACCTGATTGCCAACCAGGCTGAGGGAACCTTTGGGCGCCTCCGTTACTCTTTGGGAGGCAACCGCCCCAGTTAAACTACCCACCAGGCACTGTCCCCAACCCAGATCATGGGCCAAGGTTGAGGCCTCCACAACGGTCAGAGTGGTATTTCAACAACGACTCCACCACCACTAGCGTGACGGTTTCACAGTCTCCCACCTATCCTACACAAACCGCAGCGAAGACCAATACCAAGCTATAGTGAAGGTCCCGGGGTCTTTTCGTCCTGCCGCGCGAAACGAGCATCTTTACTCGTACTGCAATTTCACCGGGCCTGTGGTTGAGACAGCAGGGGAGTCGTTACGCCATTCGTGCAGGTCGGAACTTACCCGACAAGGAATTTCGCTACCTTAGGATGGTTATAGTTACCACCGCCGTTTACTGGGGCTTAAATTCTCCGCTTCGGGGCATACACCCCTAACAGGTCCTCTTAACCTTCCAGCACCGGGCAGGCGTCAGTCCGTATACATCAACATCACGTCTTCGCACGGACCTGTGTTTTTGATAAACAGTCGCTCCCCTCTATTCTCTGCGACCACCACCAGCAACCACCCGCACAGGGCAGCAACCAGCAGTGGTCCCCCTTCTCCCGAAGTTACGGGGGTAATTTGCCGAGTTCCTTAACCACAGTTCACCCGACCGCCTTAGTATTCTCTACCTGACTACCTGTGTCGGTTTCGGGTACGGGCCGTATATAGACTCGCTAGAGGCTTTTCTCGACAGTCCAGGATCACTTACTTCACCCCCAACGGGGCTACGCATCACGCCTCACACATAGTGATCGCATGCATTTCACACACAATCGTGCCACACGCTTACACCACAATCCACTAAGCGGCTAAGCTACCTCACTGCGTCACCCCATCACTGTGCTACAACGATTCAGGCCCCACACCACACCACCGACAACCCCCACCAAAGATGGGGGCATAAGACAGTGATGCGGCACGGTTAGTATCACCGCGTCACACTTGGGCGCCTACACACGGGTACGGGAATATCAACCCGTTGACCATCGACTACGCCTGTCGGCCTCGCCTTAGGACCCGACTCACCCTGGGAAGACGAACTTGACCCAGGAACCCTTAGTCATCCGGCGGATAAGATTCTCACTTACCACTCGTTACTCATGCCTGCATTCTCACTCGCACACAGTCCACAACCCCTCACGGTACTGCTTCACCCCATGCACGACGCTCCCCTACCCATAGAACACTATGCCGCGGCTTCGGCGGTGTACTTGAGCCCCACTACATTGTCGGCGCGGAACCACTCGACCAGTGAGCTATTACGCACTCTTTCAAGGATGGCTGCTTCTAAGCCAACCTCCTGGCTGTCTTCGCGATCCCACATCCTTTTCCACTTAGTACACCCTTAGGGGCCTTAACCGGCGATCTGGGCTGTTTCCCTCTCGACTATGAAGCTTATCCCCCACAGTCTCACTGCTATAGACCACTTCACCGGCATTCGGAGTTTGGCTGACATTGCTAAGATGATAGTCCCGCTCAACCAACCAGTAGCTCTACCTCCGGCAAGCTGCTATAACGCTGCACCTAAATGCATTTCGGGGAGAACCAGCTATCACGGAGTTTGATTGGCCTTTCACCCCTACCCACAACTCATCCCCTCAGTTTTCAACCTAAGTGGGTTCGCGCCTCCACAACCTCTTACAGCTGCTTCACACTGGCCATGGGTAGATCACCCCGCTTCGGGTCCAGGACATGCCACTACACCACCCTCTTCGGATTCGCTTTCGCTACGACTACCCCACACAACGGGTTAACCTCGCGACATGCCGCTGACTCGCAGGCTCATTCTTCAAAAGGCACGCCATCACACACACGAGGTGCTCTGACGGATTGACAGCGCACGGTTTCAGGAACTATTTCACTCCCCTCCCGGGGTACTTTTCACCATTCCCTCACGGTACTATCCACTATCGGTCACACTGAGTATTTAGGCTTACCGGGTGGTCCCGGCAGATTCACAACAGATTCCACGAGCCCGCTGCTACTCGGGACACAACACACGAAGCAGCATCACGCGTTCACGTACAGGGGCTCTCACCCACTACGGCGCACCATCCCAAGTGACTTCCGCTCACGCAACACCACCACGCCCAAGGTCAGCAGCCCCCAGACAGTCATATCCCACAACCCCACACACGCAACCCCTGCCAGGTATCACACGCACATGGTTTAGCCTCATCCACGTTCGCTCGCCGCTACTAGCAGAATCATTATTATTTTCTTCTCCTACGGGTACTGAGATGTTTCACTTCCCCGCGTCACCCCCACACAAGCTATGAATTCACCTGCGGGTCACACCACACAACTGGTGCCAGGTTTCCCCATTCGGACATCCTCGGATCAACGCTCAATCGGCAACTCCCCGAGGCTTAACGCAGCCCTCCACGTCCTTCATCGGCTCAGCATGCCAAGGCATCCACCGTACGCCTTAAAAAACACACAAAAAACACAAGAATAAAGATGCTCGCGTCCACTATACAGTTCTCACACACCACACCCACCCCCACACACGAGGGAAGGCTCACACAGAAACAACACCACGTGCTGCCCCAGACACCCAACAGCATGCCAACGCCCTCACAACCAAGTCCTGCATGCACGCAACCAACCATCAGCCACACACCACAACCACAACCCCCACACTAAAACAGGGGGGTGATGCGCATCCACCTGGAATTTTTTTCAAAAAAGGTGGCAGCAACACACACGGCCACTCAACCACCACACACCCACCAACCCACAGGGCCAGCAGATGACACAAAAAACAAACTCCTTAGAAAGGAGGTGATCCAGCCGCACCTTCCGGTACGGCTACCTTGTTACGACTTCGTCCCAATCGCCGATCCCACCTTCGACAGCTCCCTAACACGTTTAGGCCACTGGCTTCGGGTGTTACCAACTTTCATGACGTGACGGGCGGTGTGTACAAGGCCCGGGAACGTATTCACCGCAGCATTGCTGATCTGCGATTACTAGCGACTCCGACTTCATGGGGTCGAGTTGCAGACCCCAATCCGAACTACGACCGGCTTTCAGCGATTAGCCCCACCTCACAGTGTCGCACACGCGCTGTACCGGCCATTGTAGCATGTGTGAAGCCCTGGACATAAGGGGCATGATGATTTGACGTCATCCCCACCTTCCTCCGAGTTAACCCCGGCAGTCTCTCATGAGTCCCCACCATCACGTGCTGGCAACATAAGACAAGGGTTGCGCTCGTTGCGGGACTTAACCCAACATCTCACGACACGAGCTGACGACAACCATGCACCACCTGTACACCAGCCACAAGGGAAACCACATCTCTGCGGCGATCCAGTGTATGTCAAGCCCAGGTAAGGTTCTTCGCGTTGCATCGAATTAATCCACATGCTCCGCCGCTTGTGCGGGCCCCCGTCAATTCCTTTGAGTTTTAGCCTTGCGGCCGTACTCCCCAGGCGGGGCGCTTAATGCGTTAGCTACGGCACAAACCCCGTGGAAGGGACTCACACCTAGCGCCCACCGTTTACGGCATGGACTACCAGGGTATCTAATCCTGTTCGCTACCCATGCTTTCGCTCCTCAGCGTCAGTTACTGCCCAGAGACCTGCCTTCGCCATCGGTGTTCCTCCTGATATCTGCGCATTTCACCGCTACACCAGGAATTCCAGTCTCCCCTACAGCACTCAAGTTATGCCCGTATCGCCTGCAGTCCCACAGTTAAGCCATGGACTTACACAAACGACGCGACAAACCACCTACGAGCTCTTTACGCCCAGTAATTCCGGACAACGCTCGCACCCTACGTATTACCGCGGCTGCTGGCACGTAGTTAGCCGGTGCTTCTTCTCCAGGTACCGTCACATACGCTTCGTCCCTAGCGAAAGGAGTTTACAACCCGAAGGCCGTCATCCCCCACGCGGCGTCGCTGCATCAGGCTTGCGCCCATTGTGCAATATTCCCCACTGCTGCCTCCCGTAGGAGTCTGGGCCGTATCTCAGTCCCAATGTGGCCGTACACCCTCTCAGGCCGGCTACCCGTCGACGCCTTGGTAGGCCATTACCCCACCAACAAGCTGATAGGCCGCGAGCTCATCCCATACCGCAAAAGCTTTCCACCACCCCATCCAAAAAGTGGTCATATCCGGTATTAGACCCAGTTTCCCAAGCTTATCCCGAAGTACAGGGCAGATCACCCACGTGTTACTCACCCGTTCGCCACTCGAGTACCACAGCAAGCTGTGGCCTTTCCGTTCGACTTGCATGTGTTAAGCACGCCGCCAGCGTTCATCCTGAGCCAGGATCAAACTCTCCACAAAAACATTTCGTCAAGAAACATCAGGCCGTGAAAAGCCCAACCCCAACCAAAAACCAACCCCACAACAACAACAACAACATCACAGGGAAGGCCAAACAATCTTTCCATTCACGCAGCCAACAATCAACCACGCACCACAACCACACACAAGTGCAGCCACAAGCAGCATCGCCATCAAAAGTTCACGACACCACCACCAGCACACACCACAACCCACACACAAAGCATGAGCACGCAGCCACAGCACGCAACCAACAATCAACCACGCACACACAAAACAAAAAAGTACATTGGCACACTATCGAGTTCTCACACAACACACGCACACCAGCACACAAGCCACAACACGGGCCCACACACCAGCAGCTTCCAGCGATCGTTTTCCTACCCGCCACACACCCACAACCAGTGAGCGGGGCGCTGTCGGTCTCGCTGACTCAGATAAACCTACACACCCCACCACACCAACACAAATCCCCAGCACACACGGGGTAAACGCGCGGTTAAACGCGCCTTACGTCTGCACCGAGCTCGACGAGGCTCTCGACGAAGTTCGGGTAGCCGCGGTCGATGTGGCTGACGTCGTGGACACAGGTGACGCCGTCTGCGACAAGCCCGGCGAGGACGAGCCCCGCCCCGGCGCGGATGTCGGAGGCCCACACGTCCGTAGACGAGAGGGTTTCTACCCCGCGGAGGACGACGTGGTGCCCATCCACGTTCGCGTCCGCTCCGAGGCGGAGCATCTCATCGACGAAGCGGAAGCGCGCTTCGAAGACGTTCTCCGTGATCACGGACACGCCGTCGGCAATTGCGGCGATGCCGATCGCCATCGGCTGGAGGTCCGTGGGAAAACCAGGGAACGGCAGGGTTTGGTAGTCCACCGCCTTCGGCCGCTGGCGCTGGCGGATGCGGAATCCGCTGTCATAGGTCTCTACCTCTGCCCCTGCTGTCTTGAGCTTGGAGAGCGCCAGATGGAGGTGGCGCGGGGCGATCCCCCCGACGGTGATATCCCCCTGCGTCATTGCGGCCGCGTAGGCCCACGTTCCCGCAACGATGCGGTCCCCAACGACGACGTGCTGCGTCGGGGAGAGCTTCTCTACCCCATCGATGGTGATGGTGGACGTGCCAGCCCCGGCAATTCTGGCCCCCATGGAGTTGAGCATGTCGCAGAGATCAACGATCTCGGGTTCACGGGCCGCGTTGTCGAGGACCGTGCGTCCACTGGCGAGAACGGCCGCGGTGACGATGTTTTCGGTCGCGCCGACGGAGGGGAAATCGAGTGAGATCTTTGCACCGGTGAGCTGCTGCGCCCTCGCCACCACGGCCCCGTGCTCGATGTGGGTCGTCGCGCCGAGCTTCTCCAGACCGGATTGGTGCATGTCAAGGGGCCTGGAGCCGATCGCGTCACCGCCGGGGAGCGCTACGTAGGCCTCCTTGCATCGCGCAACGAGGGGGCCGAGCACGGCGACGGACGCGCGGAACTGGCGCACCGCGTCGAAGTCGGCGTGGGGGGAGACCTCGGCTGGCGTGGTAATGGTGACAACAGTGCCATCGACCCGCACGTCGCATCCGAGACCGACGAGCACGTCTCGCATGAGCGGGACGTCGAGAATCTCGGGGCAGTTGTACAGCGTTGTCGTCCCCTCCGCAAGCAGGGCTGCAGCCATGAGTTTGAGCACGCTGTTCTTGGCGCCGTCGACACGCACAACGCCGGAGAGCTGCGTGCCCCCGTGGACTAAAAAGCGTTCCTTCACACACCTCACAGTACTGAAAACCCGCGAGGGCCCCGCTAAGGCAGGGCACCGATGCGGCGCGCGGCATTGACTGCCTCGTAGCGCGTGTGCGCGCCGAGCTTGCGCATCACGCTGCGCAAATACGACTTCACGGTCTCGGCACCGATGCCCATCTCCTCTGCGGCCTCGACGTTGGTGTGCCCGAGCGCGACGCAGGAGAGCACGTCGATCTCACGGGCAGAGAGCTTCGTCGTGTGCATCGCCCGCACCGGCGTGACCATCTGGTCGCACAACGCCTCAAGCTCGCGGCGCAGTTCGTCGTTTTCGATCCTATTTGTGAGCATGCGCAGCTTCGAATGCGCGGAGCGGACCTGCTCCCATTCCGCCCCATTCATCACCCTTCCGGCCTTGGAAGAACCCCTGCCCCCTTCCGCCTGGCGCAGCGCCGCCCCCACCGCCAGGTCCTGTTCGAGCGAACGGGCCGTCATGGTGACTTCCTCGATAACCTTGTCTCCGAGGCGGACCGGGGAATGCACGCCGACGTAGAGCACGCCTCGGATCTCCCGCTGCACAATGACGGGGACGGCGACAATGGAGTGGAGGCCCTCATCCTGGATCTGCCGGTCGTACTCGTGGGAGATCACACTGGCGCGCGTGTAGTCCGAGATACCGACGGCGCGCCGTGTCGCGACCACCCTACCGCCAATGCCTGCGCCGGGCTCGATGATGAGATTTTGCAACGCAGGCGTGCGCAGGCCGATCCACTGGGTGATCTGGAGGCGGTTGTCTGTCAGCAGCGTGCCGAACATTGCTACGGGGATGCCGGTGGATGTCTTCAGCGCGGTCAATGCCGCGCGGATAGCGTCATCTTCGTCCCTCAAACGTTGCGCGTCCATGGCCTATCCTTACACACGTCTCCCCTCCCCTGAGCCACCCCTATGGGTGTCCCCATTAGGGGGAGGGATCCTGTACCTATCAGATGCTAAACCCTCTCCAGCATACCCCGAGACCGGGGGTAGCCCAATTTCCCCACTCACCCCCGCTTCGACGCACAGGACCGGCATACCGGGCAGTTCGGCAAATAAAGACTACTTAGTCTGTTTTGGGTGTGTATGCTGATGGGTGTCGGACGCAGTGGGCCCAGTCAGGCGCGCGGACGTCCCGTATGAACCGAACGAACACCACCATCAGGGGGTAAGAACCCCCCTAAGGAGAACTCATGGCAAAAATCGCTAGTAACGTCCTCGACCTCATCGGAGGCACCCCGCTCGTCGAGCTCCAGCGCGTATCCAAGGACACTGGGGCCCGTGTCCTTGCGAAGCTCGAGTTCTACAACCCGGCAAACTCCGTGAAGGACCGCATCGGCAAGGCCATCGTCGAGGCCGCCGAGGAGTCCGGCGAGCTCAAGCCGGGCGGCACCATCGTCGAGGCCACCTCCGGCAACACCGGCATCGCGCTCGCGCTGGCCGGCGCGGCCAAGGGCTACAAGGTCATCCTCACCATGCCCGAGACGATGTCGACCGAGCGCCGCGTCGTCCTGCGCGCCCTCGGCGCCCAGATCGAGCTCACCCCCGGCGCCGCCGGGATGAAGGGCGCCGTGGAGAAGGCGAACGAAATCGTAGCCAACACCCAAAACGCCATCCTGGCCCGCCAGTTCGAAAACGCCGCCAACCCGCGCATCCACTACAACACCACGGGCCCCGAGCTCTGGGATGA
Coding sequences within it:
- a CDS encoding CrcB family protein — its product is MVREVIQVGAGAALGALVRFVTLHTALFLSVDPLLTIFAINIAGCIAMGLYAPGKLWGTGFLGGLTTFSALSPAGMPLTPGLAVGFLAACTACGVAGWLLGDFLRGNDTADGTP
- the murA gene encoding UDP-N-acetylglucosamine 1-carboxyvinyltransferase is translated as MKERFLVHGGTQLSGVVRVDGAKNSVLKLMAAALLAEGTTTLYNCPEILDVPLMRDVLVGLGCDVRVDGTVVTITTPAEVSPHADFDAVRQFRASVAVLGPLVARCKEAYVALPGGDAIGSRPLDMHQSGLEKLGATTHIEHGAVVARAQQLTGAKISLDFPSVGATENIVTAAVLASGRTVLDNAAREPEIVDLCDMLNSMGARIAGAGTSTITIDGVEKLSPTQHVVVGDRIVAGTWAYAAAMTQGDITVGGIAPRHLHLALSKLKTAGAEVETYDSGFRIRQRQRPKAVDYQTLPFPGFPTDLQPMAIGIAAIADGVSVITENVFEARFRFVDEMLRLGADANVDGHHVVLRGVETLSSTDVWASDIRAGAGLVLAGLVADGVTCVHDVSHIDRGYPNFVESLVELGADVRRV
- a CDS encoding fluoride efflux transporter FluC, whose translation is MNAFFSSLAAVAAGGFLGGVSRWALSRVPGGLTGTWVANVLGCAALGMCVASPSIWVTFVGAGFAGALSTLSTLSKELGALLKAQRSRAAWSYFFVTITGGTVAALAGLSIAYWL
- the cysK gene encoding cysteine synthase A; protein product: MAKIASNVLDLIGGTPLVELQRVSKDTGARVLAKLEFYNPANSVKDRIGKAIVEAAEESGELKPGGTIVEATSGNTGIALALAGAAKGYKVILTMPETMSTERRVVLRALGAQIELTPGAAGMKGAVEKANEIVANTQNAILARQFENAANPRIHYNTTGPELWDDTDGEIDILVAGVGTGGTISGAGKYLKEHKPEVKLVAVEPAASPLLSKGEAGPHKLQGLGANFVPGTLDRELLDEIITVTNEDAFAASRELARAEGILGGISTGANITAALEVASRPENAGKTIVFIVPDFGERYISTPLFEDIRD
- the pgm gene encoding phosphoglucomutase (alpha-D-glucose-1,6-bisphosphate-dependent), encoding MAHERAGQVAAPEDLIDIAEVVTAYYTREIDPHDPDQQVAFGTSGHRGSSLDNAFNQQHIWAITQAIVDYRRDNSIGGPVYIGRDTHALSEPAQVSALEVLLANDVEVLVDSAGAYTPTPAISHAILQYNAKLPGGVTGTDPKRADGIVITPSHNPPRDGGLKYNPPSGGPADTDATDWIAQRANAYLADGLRGVKRASISGVLDERAGKFDFMGTYVADLPGVVDLDAIRGSGLRIGADPMGGASVHYWQAIAEAHKLNLTVVNPLVDATWRFMTLDTDGKIRMDCSSPNSMASLVDNREKFDIATGNDADSDRHGIVTPDAGLMNPNHYLAVAIEYLFTHREGWSAGTAVGKTLVSSSMIDRVVASLGRELVEVPVGFKWFVPGLIDGSVGFGGEESAGASFLRFDGTVWSTDKDGIILDLLASEITAVTGKTPSARYRELAERFGEPAYARIDAPANRAQKAALKALSPEQVSATELAGEPIAAKLTEAPGNGAAIGGLKVTTENAWFAARPSGTEDKYKIYAESFCGEDHLAKVQEEAKALVSEVLGE
- a CDS encoding MFS transporter, with the translated sequence MHAETAYRGNDALLVGLVLSVSTFWLFAQTANINAPLITESLEISESITGAGIAVAGVVCGMFIAVFGSIADRNGHVRMVLVGNLINLIGSLLLACAPAGDLAVWFFVCGRVLQGIAAALIMPATLTIVQRYWEGNERRRAISMWSFGSFGASGLAGFFGGILAQSPIGWRGVFFFGAVVSVIASLLVRRAPETDTPRSGVKGLDWAGAGTFALATALVFVLITQGSAFDWGGVVPWSIVVASALVVACFVVIEKAKGSEAFLDFALLANRQYSSVVAANFLANAVGGGLIAALWVLQLGYGLSVAKTGLLTLGFAAGIFICLRLGEKLLGSFGARTPMLIATSLVAVAVMLLTPTFLPLGAYMVTAVVGTFILGGGLAIFATPATDAALSALPASKLGVGSGFYKMASALGNGFGIAVSSVLFLVSRDGGWLVGSLDGLVEFSSGGDVAARQAGSVALFGSLALAVSALAVVGLLVPRKTISR
- the ramA gene encoding acetate metabolism transcriptional regulator RamA, which translates into the protein MDAQRLRDEDDAIRAALTALKTSTGIPVAMFGTLLTDNRLQITQWIGLRTPALQNLIIEPGAGIGGRVVATRRAVGISDYTRASVISHEYDRQIQDEGLHSIVAVPVIVQREIRGVLYVGVHSPVRLGDKVIEEVTMTARSLEQDLAVGAALRQAEGGRGSSKAGRVMNGAEWEQVRSAHSKLRMLTNRIENDELRRELEALCDQMVTPVRAMHTTKLSAREIDVLSCVALGHTNVEAAEEMGIGAETVKSYLRSVMRKLGAHTRYEAVNAARRIGALP